The Streptomyces sp. NBC_01275 genome has a segment encoding these proteins:
- a CDS encoding cupin domain-containing protein — translation MVSDGLLVPPGHGRVVQTPAQRVTFKVTGTHSRTASTFEVEVPPGFDVGAHVHTRSEELFYVLEGELDVLAFEPRVRTPDNWQRWESGSGNQVVRATPGTVIVVPPGCPHAFANPTDAPARMFFQASPPPDHERYFEELLEILGSGGPPDHTAIEELRRRYDIEQLTPLKHR, via the coding sequence ATGGTGAGCGACGGGCTCCTCGTGCCGCCGGGCCACGGCAGGGTCGTCCAGACCCCGGCCCAGCGGGTGACGTTCAAGGTGACCGGCACGCACTCGCGCACGGCCTCCACCTTCGAGGTGGAGGTCCCGCCGGGCTTCGACGTCGGCGCCCATGTCCACACCCGCAGCGAGGAGTTGTTCTACGTCCTCGAGGGCGAGCTGGACGTCCTCGCCTTCGAGCCCCGCGTCCGCACCCCCGACAACTGGCAGCGCTGGGAGTCCGGTTCGGGCAACCAGGTGGTACGGGCCACCCCGGGCACGGTCATCGTCGTGCCCCCGGGCTGCCCCCACGCCTTCGCCAACCCGACGGACGCCCCGGCGAGGATGTTCTTCCAGGCTTCCCCGCCGCCGGATCACGAGCGGTATTTCGAGGAGTTGCTGGAGATCCTGGGCAGCGGTGGCCCACCGGATCACACGGCGATCGAGGAACTCCGGAGGCGCTACGACATCGAGCAGCTGACGCCTCTGAAGCACAGGTGA
- a CDS encoding acyl-CoA dehydrogenase family protein, whose translation MAEFTMELNDEQKEVRDWLHGFAADVIRPAAAEWDEREETPWPVIQEAAKVGIYSLDFYAQQYFDPTGLGIPMAMEELFWGDAGIALSIVGTGLAAVGVLANGTEEQIGTWIPQMYGDANDVKVAAFCSSEPDAGSDVASMRTRAVYDEAKDEWVINGTKTWATNGGIANVHVVVAVVDAELGSKGHASFIVPAGTPGLAQGQKFKKHGIRASHTAEVVLDNVRVPGSCLLGGKEKLDERLARARERAKSGGERVKNAAMATFEASRPAVGAMAVGTARAAYEVALDYAMTRQQFGRPIIDNQGVAFQLADMRTQIDAARLLVWRASWMAISGKPFTAAEGSMSKLYASETAKKVTGQAIQILGGNGYTREYPVERMHRDAAIYTIFEGTSEIQRLVIARTLSGMPIR comes from the coding sequence ATGGCCGAGTTCACCATGGAGCTCAACGACGAACAGAAGGAGGTCCGGGACTGGCTGCACGGCTTCGCGGCCGACGTCATCCGCCCCGCGGCCGCCGAATGGGACGAGCGTGAGGAGACTCCCTGGCCGGTCATCCAGGAGGCCGCGAAGGTCGGCATCTACTCCCTCGACTTCTACGCCCAGCAGTACTTCGACCCCACCGGCCTCGGCATCCCGATGGCCATGGAGGAGCTGTTCTGGGGCGACGCGGGCATCGCCCTGTCGATCGTGGGCACCGGCCTCGCCGCCGTGGGCGTCCTCGCCAACGGCACCGAGGAGCAGATCGGCACCTGGATCCCCCAGATGTACGGCGACGCGAACGACGTCAAGGTCGCCGCGTTCTGCTCCTCCGAGCCCGACGCAGGCTCCGACGTCGCCTCGATGCGCACCCGCGCGGTGTACGACGAGGCCAAGGACGAGTGGGTGATCAACGGCACCAAGACCTGGGCGACCAACGGCGGCATCGCCAACGTCCACGTGGTCGTGGCCGTGGTCGACGCGGAGCTGGGCTCCAAGGGCCACGCCTCCTTCATCGTCCCGGCGGGCACGCCCGGGCTGGCCCAGGGCCAGAAGTTCAAGAAGCACGGCATCCGCGCCTCGCACACCGCCGAGGTCGTCCTCGACAACGTGCGCGTCCCCGGCTCCTGCCTGCTCGGCGGCAAGGAGAAGCTCGACGAGCGCCTCGCCCGGGCCCGTGAGCGGGCGAAGTCGGGCGGCGAGCGGGTGAAGAACGCGGCGATGGCCACCTTCGAGGCCTCGCGGCCGGCGGTCGGCGCGATGGCCGTCGGCACGGCCCGCGCCGCGTACGAGGTCGCCCTCGACTACGCGATGACGCGACAGCAGTTCGGTCGGCCGATCATCGACAACCAGGGTGTCGCCTTCCAGCTCGCGGACATGCGGACGCAGATCGACGCTGCGCGGCTGCTGGTGTGGCGGGCTTCCTGGATGGCGATCAGCGGGAAGCCGTTCACTGCCGCGGAGGGCTCGATGTCGAAGCTGTACGCGAGCGAGACGGCCAAGAAGGTCACCGGGCAGGCGATCCAGATTCTCGGCGGGAACGGGTACACGCGGGAGTATCCCGTGGAGCGCATGCACCGGGACGCGGCGATCTACACGATCTTCGAGGGGACCAGTGAGATCCAGCGGCTGGTGATCGCCCGGACGCTCTCGGGGATGCCGATTCGGTAG
- a CDS encoding TetR family transcriptional regulator: MDTTQRTEQQRSADRRRRELLEAADRVVLRDGPQASMNAIAAEAGITKPILYRHFGDKGGLYAALAMRHTDALLASLRAALDAPAERRERVEATLDTYLAAIEARPQVYRFLMHPSEGGQGVDQGFDVGKHSIPLLRRMGEELAQVIEERVDLGPASQQLARVWGHGIVGMMHAAGDWWLGERPCTRAELVRSLADLLWGRLAAAGDKVGGPGF, translated from the coding sequence ATGGACACCACGCAGCGGACCGAGCAGCAACGGTCCGCCGACCGCCGACGGCGCGAGCTGCTGGAGGCCGCGGACAGAGTGGTGCTGCGCGACGGCCCCCAGGCCTCCATGAACGCCATCGCGGCGGAGGCCGGCATCACCAAGCCGATCCTCTACCGCCACTTCGGCGACAAGGGTGGACTGTACGCCGCCCTCGCCATGCGGCACACCGACGCGCTGCTCGCCTCGCTGCGGGCCGCGCTGGACGCTCCCGCCGAGCGCCGGGAACGGGTCGAGGCGACCCTGGACACCTACCTCGCGGCCATCGAGGCCCGGCCTCAGGTGTACCGGTTCCTGATGCACCCCTCCGAGGGCGGGCAGGGCGTGGACCAGGGGTTCGACGTCGGCAAGCACAGCATTCCGCTGTTGCGGCGGATGGGGGAGGAGCTGGCGCAGGTCATCGAGGAGCGGGTGGATCTCGGGCCGGCGAGTCAGCAGCTCGCCCGTGTCTGGGGGCACGGGATCGTCGGGATGATGCATGCGGCCGGGGACTGGTGGCTGGGGGAACGGCCTTGCACCCGTGCCGAGCTGGTGAGGAGCCTTGCCGACCTGCTGTGGGGTCGCCTGGCGGCGGCGGGGGACAAAGTCGGCGGTCCGGGGTTCTGA
- the def gene encoding peptide deformylase translates to MRHGSIPGAHGRVRPLSLLGDPILGAPCREVTDFGPELARLVEDMFATMYAAQGVGLAANQVGEPLRVFVYDCPDDEDVRHLGHVVNPRLVETDGVVLRGPEGCLSLPGLEAATERYDHAVIEGFTTTGEPVTIHGTGFFARCLQHEADHLEGRVYADRVTGWRKRRLMRQATRATWRRPGSLP, encoded by the coding sequence ATGCGACACGGCTCCATCCCGGGCGCCCACGGGCGCGTCCGGCCCCTCAGTCTGCTCGGCGACCCGATTCTCGGGGCGCCCTGCCGCGAGGTCACCGACTTCGGCCCCGAACTCGCCCGTCTCGTCGAGGACATGTTCGCCACGATGTACGCGGCCCAGGGCGTGGGCCTCGCCGCGAACCAGGTCGGCGAGCCCCTGCGGGTCTTCGTGTACGACTGCCCCGACGACGAGGACGTCCGTCACCTGGGGCATGTGGTGAACCCGAGACTGGTCGAGACGGACGGCGTCGTCCTGCGCGGCCCCGAGGGCTGCCTCTCCCTCCCGGGCCTGGAGGCGGCGACGGAACGCTACGACCACGCGGTGATCGAGGGCTTCACGACGACCGGCGAGCCGGTGACGATCCACGGCACGGGGTTCTTCGCCAGATGCTTGCAGCATGAGGCGGATCACTTGGAGGGACGCGTGTACGCGGATCGCGTGACGGGCTGGCGCAAGCGGAGACTGATGCGTCAAGCAACGCGAGCGACTTGGCGCCGGCCGGGATCGCTTCCTTAG
- a CDS encoding MurT ligase domain-containing protein, producing the protein MAGNSDPLTPRAKIAVTAGKAVAAASRAAGRGSGSVIGGRVALKLDPDLLARLAQSLDVVLVSATNGKTTTTRLIAEALQAAGPVVSNALGANMPAGITSALAGGSEARYGVIEVDEKYLAGVARDTAPKCIALLNLSRDQLDRAAETRMLAENWREGLAGSKAVIVANADDPLVVWAASSSPNVIWVAAGQMWKDDAWSCPSCGGVMQRPGDDWFCGECGFRRPTPSWALSGDHVLDPHGSAWPIHLQLPGRANKANAASSAAVAAVFGVPPQVALERMYQVQAVAGRYDVVQFMQRDLRLLLAKNPAGWLETFSLIDPPPTPVILSVNARGADGTDTSWLWDVDYTRLTGHPIFVLGDRKLDLAVRLEVANQHFQVCESLDQAVQLAPPGRIEVIANYTAFQDLRRRVGN; encoded by the coding sequence ATGGCAGGCAACTCGGACCCGCTCACGCCGCGGGCCAAGATCGCCGTGACCGCCGGCAAGGCGGTCGCAGCGGCGTCGCGCGCCGCGGGACGCGGCAGCGGATCGGTGATCGGCGGCCGGGTGGCGCTCAAACTCGACCCCGACCTGCTCGCGCGGCTCGCCCAGAGCCTGGACGTCGTGCTCGTCTCGGCGACCAACGGCAAGACCACGACGACGCGACTGATCGCCGAGGCGCTGCAGGCCGCAGGACCGGTCGTGTCCAACGCGCTCGGCGCCAACATGCCGGCCGGCATCACCTCGGCCCTCGCGGGCGGCTCCGAGGCCCGCTACGGCGTGATCGAGGTCGACGAGAAGTACCTCGCGGGCGTGGCCCGGGACACCGCCCCCAAGTGCATCGCCCTGCTCAACCTCTCCCGCGACCAGCTGGACCGCGCCGCCGAGACCCGCATGCTCGCGGAGAACTGGCGCGAGGGGCTCGCCGGTTCCAAGGCCGTCATCGTCGCCAACGCCGACGACCCGCTGGTGGTGTGGGCCGCGTCCTCCTCCCCCAACGTGATCTGGGTCGCCGCCGGGCAGATGTGGAAGGACGACGCCTGGTCCTGCCCGTCGTGCGGCGGCGTGATGCAGCGCCCCGGCGACGACTGGTTCTGCGGCGAGTGCGGCTTCCGCCGGCCCACGCCGAGCTGGGCGCTCAGCGGCGACCACGTCCTCGACCCGCACGGCTCGGCCTGGCCGATCCACCTCCAGCTGCCGGGCCGCGCCAACAAGGCCAACGCCGCCTCCTCGGCCGCCGTGGCCGCCGTGTTCGGCGTGCCGCCGCAGGTCGCCCTGGAGCGCATGTACCAGGTGCAGGCCGTCGCCGGACGCTACGACGTCGTCCAGTTCATGCAGCGCGATCTGCGACTGCTGCTCGCGAAGAACCCGGCGGGCTGGCTCGAGACGTTCAGCCTGATCGACCCGCCGCCCACCCCGGTCATCCTCTCGGTGAACGCGCGCGGCGCCGACGGCACGGACACCTCCTGGCTGTGGGACGTCGACTACACGCGGCTGACCGGCCACCCGATCTTCGTCCTGGGCGACCGCAAGCTGGACCTCGCGGTGCGGCTGGAGGTCGCCAACCAGCACTTCCAGGTGTGCGAGAGCCTCGACCAGGCCGTGCAGCTGGCGCCGCCCGGCCGCATCGAGGTCATCGCGAACTACACCGCCTTCCAGGACCTGCGCCGCCGCGTCGGCAACTGA
- a CDS encoding type 1 glutamine amidotransferase: MSDNSLRIVWIYPDLLSTYGDQGNVLVVERRARQRGLDVARLDVRSDQPIPTSGDIYFIGGGEDRPQRLAAERLRRDGHLYQAVQNGAIVFAVCAGYQILGHEFVNDLGQREPGLGLLDVTTTRGEGERCVGDVLADIDPRLGLPPLTGFENHQGVTHLGPTARPLARVQIGKGNGTGDGTEGAYNDTVFGTYMHGPVLARNPLIADLLLKLALDVNALPPSDDRWYEALRNERIAAAQQPA; this comes from the coding sequence ATGAGCGACAACAGTCTGCGGATCGTCTGGATCTACCCGGACCTGCTCAGCACGTACGGCGACCAGGGCAACGTCCTGGTCGTCGAGCGCCGGGCGCGGCAGCGCGGCCTCGACGTGGCGCGGCTCGACGTGCGCAGCGACCAGCCGATCCCGACCTCCGGCGACATCTACTTCATCGGCGGCGGCGAGGACCGTCCGCAGCGGCTGGCGGCCGAGCGGCTGCGCCGCGACGGGCATCTGTACCAGGCGGTGCAGAACGGCGCGATCGTGTTCGCGGTGTGCGCCGGGTACCAGATCCTGGGCCACGAGTTCGTCAACGACCTCGGCCAGCGCGAGCCCGGTCTCGGTCTGCTGGACGTGACCACGACCCGCGGCGAGGGCGAGCGGTGCGTCGGCGACGTCCTCGCGGACATCGACCCGCGCCTGGGCCTGCCCCCGCTGACCGGCTTCGAGAACCACCAGGGCGTCACCCACCTCGGCCCGACCGCCCGCCCGCTGGCCCGGGTCCAGATCGGCAAGGGCAACGGCACCGGCGACGGCACGGAGGGCGCGTACAACGACACCGTGTTCGGCACGTACATGCACGGGCCGGTGCTCGCCCGCAACCCGCTGATCGCGGACCTGCTGCTGAAGCTGGCCCTCGATGTGAACGCGCTGCCGCCGAGCGACGACCGGTGGTACGAGGCGCTGCGCAATGAGCGCATCGCCGCCGCGCAGCAGCCCGCGTGA
- a CDS encoding 6-phosphofructokinase codes for MRIGVLTSGGDCPGLNAVIRSVVHRAVADHGDEVIGFRDGWKGLLECDYLKLDLDAVGGILARGGTILGSSRVQPSQLRDGVERARGHVEELGLDAIIPIGGEGTLKAARLMADSGLPIVGVPKTIDNDIAVTDVTFGFDTAVGVATEALDRLKTTAESHQRVLVVEVMGRHTGWIALHSGMAAGAHAIVVPERPFDIEELAARVGARFEAGKRFAIVVAAEGAKPQAGSMAFDEGAKDVYGHERFAGIARQLSIELESRLGKEARPVILGHVQRGGTPTAYDRVLATRFGWHAVEAVHRGEFGQMTALRGTDIVMVPLAEAVETLKTVPEDRYAEAECVL; via the coding sequence ATGCGCATTGGTGTCCTCACGTCCGGCGGCGACTGCCCCGGCCTGAACGCCGTCATCCGGTCTGTCGTGCACCGCGCCGTGGCCGACCACGGCGACGAGGTCATCGGCTTCCGGGACGGCTGGAAGGGCCTCCTGGAGTGCGACTACCTCAAGCTCGACCTCGACGCGGTGGGCGGCATCCTCGCCCGCGGCGGCACGATCCTCGGCTCCTCCCGGGTCCAGCCCTCGCAGCTGCGGGACGGCGTGGAGCGGGCCCGGGGCCATGTCGAGGAGCTCGGGCTCGACGCGATCATCCCCATCGGCGGTGAGGGCACGCTCAAGGCGGCCCGGCTGATGGCGGACAGCGGGCTGCCGATCGTGGGCGTCCCGAAGACCATCGACAACGACATCGCGGTCACCGACGTCACCTTCGGCTTCGACACCGCGGTGGGCGTCGCGACCGAGGCGCTGGACCGGCTGAAGACCACCGCCGAGTCCCACCAGCGGGTCCTCGTCGTCGAGGTCATGGGCCGCCACACCGGCTGGATAGCGCTGCACTCCGGCATGGCGGCGGGCGCCCACGCCATCGTCGTGCCGGAACGGCCCTTCGACATCGAGGAGCTGGCCGCGCGGGTCGGCGCGCGGTTCGAGGCGGGGAAGCGGTTCGCGATCGTCGTCGCGGCGGAGGGGGCCAAGCCGCAGGCCGGTTCCATGGCCTTCGACGAGGGCGCGAAGGACGTCTACGGGCATGAGCGGTTCGCCGGGATCGCCCGGCAGCTCTCCATCGAGCTGGAGTCGCGCCTCGGCAAGGAGGCCCGGCCGGTGATTCTGGGGCATGTGCAGCGGGGTGGGACGCCGACGGCGTACGACCGCGTGCTCGCCACCCGGTTCGGGTGGCATGCGGTGGAGGCCGTGCACCGGGGTGAGTTCGGACAGATGACGGCCCTGCGCGGGACGGACATCGTGATGGTGCCGCTGGCGGAGGCCGTGGAGACGCTGAAGACGGTCCCGGAGGACCGGTACGCCGAAGCCGAGTGCGTGCTCTAG
- a CDS encoding cytochrome c oxidase assembly protein, with the protein MDHSGHGMTMDLPPFTLGRGLQWSADPFFLVACLVGLGLYGWGVLRLRRRGDAWPVGRTVSYVVGVLTVMLVMCTRLNDYGMVMFSVHMVQHMVISMLSPILVLLGAPMTLALRALPAAGRGRKGPREVLLMFLHSRYMRIVTHPAFTIPLFIASLYALYFTPIFDFLMGSKAGHLAMMVHFLAVGVVFFWPIIGVDPGPNRPGYLMRMLELFAGMPFHAFFGIALMMASQPMVKTFENPSPSLGIDALSDQNAAGGIAWAFSEIPSVLVLIALLFQWYGSEQRQAKRQDRAADRDGDKELEAYNAYLASLSARGR; encoded by the coding sequence ATGGATCACAGCGGGCACGGCATGACCATGGATCTGCCGCCGTTCACGCTGGGGCGGGGGCTTCAGTGGTCGGCGGACCCGTTCTTCCTCGTCGCCTGTCTGGTGGGGCTCGGGCTGTACGGGTGGGGGGTGCTGCGGCTGCGGCGGCGCGGGGACGCGTGGCCGGTCGGGCGGACGGTGTCGTACGTCGTCGGCGTGCTGACCGTCATGCTCGTGATGTGCACCCGGCTGAACGACTACGGGATGGTCATGTTCAGCGTGCACATGGTGCAGCACATGGTCATCAGCATGCTGTCGCCGATCCTCGTCCTGCTCGGCGCCCCCATGACGCTCGCGCTGCGGGCGCTGCCGGCCGCCGGAAGGGGGCGCAAGGGGCCGCGTGAGGTGCTGCTGATGTTCCTGCACAGCCGGTACATGCGGATCGTCACGCATCCGGCGTTCACCATCCCGCTGTTCATCGCGAGCCTGTACGCGCTGTACTTCACGCCGATCTTCGACTTCCTGATGGGCTCCAAGGCGGGGCACCTCGCGATGATGGTGCACTTCCTCGCGGTCGGCGTCGTGTTCTTCTGGCCGATCATCGGCGTGGACCCGGGGCCGAACCGGCCGGGCTATCTGATGCGGATGCTGGAGCTGTTCGCGGGCATGCCGTTCCACGCGTTCTTCGGGATCGCGCTGATGATGGCGTCGCAGCCGATGGTGAAGACGTTCGAGAACCCGTCCCCCTCGCTCGGCATCGACGCACTGTCCGACCAGAACGCGGCGGGCGGCATCGCCTGGGCGTTCAGCGAGATCCCGTCGGTGCTGGTGCTGATCGCGCTGCTGTTCCAGTGGTACGGCTCCGAACAGCGGCAGGCCAAGCGTCAGGACCGGGCCGCCGACCGCGACGGCGACAAGGAGCTGGAGGCGTACAACGCCTATCTTGCGTCGCTCTCCGCACGCGGACGCTGA
- a CDS encoding sensor histidine kinase, with amino-acid sequence MSGFLAGLCIAILPFLAAGFWLGRRTARPESLGGLGTPVEHATFQTLHTASLAAPPLRAGLTEETARRSARRLRTLLGTDALCLTDQKEVLAWDGVGSHHRTEIMERLAGPLESGRGEAFRLTCEHADCPVRWAVVAPLTVDDRVHGALVACAPRESAVLVRAAGEVARWVSVQLELADLDQSRTKLIEAEIKALRAQISPHFIFNSLAVIASFVRTDPERARELLLEFADFTRYSFRRHGDFTTLADELHAIDHYLALVRARFGDRLAVTLQIAPEVLPVTLPFLCLQPLVENAVKHGLEGKAGTCHIQITAQDAGAEALVVIEDDGTGMDPVLLRRILDGEVSPSGGIGLSNVDDRLRQVYGDDYGLVIETALGAGMKITARLPKYQPGVHSAARLTPG; translated from the coding sequence ATGAGCGGCTTCCTCGCGGGCCTGTGCATCGCGATCCTCCCCTTCCTGGCCGCCGGCTTCTGGCTGGGCCGACGCACCGCCCGCCCCGAGAGCCTCGGCGGCCTCGGCACACCCGTCGAGCACGCCACCTTCCAGACCCTGCACACCGCCTCCCTCGCCGCGCCCCCGCTCAGGGCGGGCCTGACCGAGGAGACGGCCCGCAGGTCGGCCCGCCGGCTGCGCACCCTGCTCGGCACCGACGCCCTGTGCCTGACCGACCAGAAGGAGGTGCTGGCCTGGGACGGGGTGGGCTCGCATCACCGCACCGAGATCATGGAACGGCTCGCGGGCCCGCTGGAGAGCGGCCGGGGCGAGGCGTTCCGGCTCACCTGCGAGCACGCCGACTGCCCGGTCCGCTGGGCCGTGGTCGCCCCGCTCACCGTCGACGACCGGGTGCACGGCGCCCTCGTCGCCTGCGCCCCCCGCGAGTCGGCGGTCCTGGTCCGCGCCGCGGGGGAGGTCGCCCGCTGGGTGAGCGTCCAGCTGGAGCTGGCGGATCTCGACCAGTCCCGTACGAAACTGATCGAGGCGGAGATCAAGGCCCTGCGCGCCCAGATCTCCCCGCACTTCATCTTCAACTCGCTGGCCGTGATCGCGTCCTTCGTCCGCACCGACCCCGAACGCGCCCGAGAGCTGCTCCTGGAGTTCGCCGACTTCACCCGCTACTCGTTCCGCCGGCACGGCGACTTCACCACCCTCGCCGACGAACTGCACGCCATCGACCACTACCTGGCGCTGGTCCGGGCCCGCTTCGGCGACCGGCTGGCCGTCACCCTGCAGATCGCCCCGGAGGTCCTCCCGGTGACCCTGCCCTTCCTCTGCCTCCAGCCGCTCGTCGAGAACGCCGTGAAGCACGGTCTGGAGGGCAAGGCGGGCACCTGTCACATCCAGATCACCGCCCAGGACGCGGGCGCCGAGGCCCTGGTCGTCATCGAGGACGACGGGACCGGCATGGACCCGGTCCTGCTGCGCCGCATCCTGGACGGCGAGGTCAGCCCCTCCGGCGGCATCGGCCTGTCCAACGTCGACGACCGGCTCCGCCAGGTGTACGGCGACGACTACGGCCTGGTCATCGAGACCGCCCTGGGCGCGGGCATGAAGATCACCGCCCGGCTCCCGAAGTACCAGCCGGGCGTGCACTCGGCGGCCCGCCTCACCCCCGGCTGA
- a CDS encoding cation acetate symporter → MNSTFAVPAVALVVVATVLVGAFGLRISRTTSDFYVASRTVGPRLNAAAISGEYLSAASFLGIAGLVLVQGPDMLWYPVGYTAGYLVLLLFVAAPLRRSGAYTLPDFAEARLASQAVRRLAGAFVVGVGWLYLLPQLQGAGLTLTVLTGAPDSLGGLIVAVVVTATVAAGGMRSITFVQAFQYWLKLTALLVPALFLVLAWQGDGAPRPAFEEPAAFREQRAVRVDDTLDLRLESPLTVTVDGTVDGRRYTDAVLRLPAGAHRIEHGTRLTFARGAAVPTAERGGNGGMSTSLAAGREERPLYATYGLILATFLGTMGLPHVVVRFYTSPHGVAARRTTVAVLALIGVFYLLPPVYGALGRLYAPELALTADADAAVLLLPDRVIGGLGGDLLGALVAGGAFAAFLSTASGLTMAVAGVLTQDVLPARGVRHFRLGTGLAMAVPLAGSLLVGGLPVADAVGLAFAVSASSFCPLLVLGIWWRRLTPPGAAAGMLVGGGSAFVAVAATMAGLPGTGGLHALLAWPALWSVPLGFLTMILVSLATPGRVPAGTAAILARFHLPEALRATERPGERVTERPTERPGERSGERPGERSGEVRT, encoded by the coding sequence GTGAACTCCACCTTCGCCGTCCCCGCGGTCGCCCTCGTCGTCGTGGCGACCGTCCTCGTCGGCGCGTTCGGCCTGCGCATCTCCCGCACCACCTCCGACTTCTACGTCGCCTCCCGCACCGTCGGCCCCCGCCTCAACGCGGCCGCCATCAGCGGCGAGTACCTCTCGGCCGCCTCCTTCCTCGGCATCGCGGGACTGGTCCTCGTCCAGGGCCCCGACATGCTCTGGTACCCGGTCGGCTACACCGCCGGATACCTGGTCCTGCTGCTGTTCGTCGCCGCCCCCCTGCGCCGCTCGGGCGCCTACACCCTCCCCGACTTCGCCGAGGCCCGCCTCGCCTCCCAGGCGGTGCGGCGGCTCGCCGGCGCCTTCGTCGTCGGCGTGGGCTGGCTCTATCTGCTGCCCCAACTCCAGGGCGCGGGGCTGACGTTGACCGTCCTCACCGGCGCACCCGACTCCCTCGGCGGGCTGATCGTCGCCGTCGTCGTCACCGCGACCGTCGCCGCGGGCGGCATGCGCAGCATCACCTTCGTGCAGGCCTTCCAGTACTGGCTCAAGCTCACCGCCCTGCTGGTCCCCGCCCTCTTCCTGGTCCTCGCCTGGCAGGGCGACGGAGCCCCCCGGCCCGCCTTCGAGGAGCCGGCCGCCTTCCGCGAGCAGCGGGCGGTCCGCGTCGACGACACCCTCGACCTCAGGCTGGAGAGTCCCCTGACCGTGACGGTGGACGGCACGGTCGACGGCCGCCGGTACACCGACGCCGTGCTCCGGCTGCCCGCCGGCGCCCACCGCATCGAGCACGGCACCCGCCTCACCTTCGCGCGGGGCGCCGCCGTCCCCACCGCCGAGCGCGGCGGCAACGGCGGCATGTCCACCTCCCTGGCCGCCGGCCGCGAGGAACGCCCGCTGTACGCCACGTACGGGCTGATCCTCGCCACCTTCCTCGGCACCATGGGCCTGCCGCACGTCGTCGTCCGCTTCTACACCAGCCCGCACGGAGTCGCCGCCCGCCGCACCACGGTCGCCGTCCTCGCCCTGATCGGCGTCTTCTACCTCCTCCCGCCCGTCTACGGCGCCCTCGGCCGCCTCTACGCCCCCGAGCTGGCCCTCACCGCAGACGCCGACGCGGCCGTCCTGCTGCTGCCCGACCGGGTGATCGGCGGCCTCGGCGGCGATCTGCTGGGCGCGCTGGTCGCCGGGGGCGCGTTCGCCGCGTTCCTGTCCACCGCCTCGGGGCTCACCATGGCCGTGGCCGGCGTGCTCACCCAGGACGTCCTGCCGGCCCGCGGCGTACGGCACTTCCGGCTCGGCACCGGCCTCGCCATGGCCGTCCCCCTCGCCGGGAGCCTGCTGGTGGGCGGGCTGCCGGTGGCCGACGCGGTGGGGCTGGCCTTCGCGGTGTCGGCGTCCTCGTTCTGCCCGCTGCTGGTCCTCGGCATCTGGTGGCGCCGGCTCACCCCGCCCGGCGCGGCCGCCGGCATGCTGGTGGGCGGCGGGTCCGCGTTCGTCGCCGTCGCCGCGACCATGGCGGGCCTGCCCGGCACGGGCGGTCTGCACGCGCTGCTCGCCTGGCCCGCGCTGTGGTCCGTGCCGCTGGGGTTCCTCACCATGATCCTGGTGTCCCTGGCCACCCCGGGCCGGGTCCCGGCCGGCACCGCGGCGATCCTGGCCCGCTTCCACCTGCCGGAGGCGCTGCGAGCCACTGAGCGGCCGGGCGAGCGGGTCACCGAACGGCCCACCGAACGGCCGGGCGAACGGTCCGGCGAGCGGCCGGGCGAACGGTCCGGCGAGGTGAGGACATGA
- a CDS encoding LytTR family DNA-binding domain-containing protein, producing the protein MLRALAVDDERPSLEELLYLLTADPRIGSVEGAGDATEALRRINRALESGPHGPEAVDVVFLDIQMPGLDGLDLARLLTGFARPPLVVFVTAHEDFAVQAFDLKAVDYVLKPVRKERLAEAVRRVVELSAAEPRGTAPRIPVHEPDPDHIPVELGGVTRFVAVDDITHVEAQGDYARLHTDRGSHLVRIPLSTLEERWRARGFVRIHRRHLVALHHIGELRLDAGTVSVLVGGEELQVSRRHARELRDLLMRRA; encoded by the coding sequence ATGCTGCGCGCCCTCGCCGTCGACGACGAACGCCCCTCGCTGGAGGAGCTGTTGTACCTTCTCACCGCCGATCCCCGGATCGGCAGCGTGGAGGGGGCGGGCGACGCGACCGAGGCGCTGCGTCGTATCAACCGGGCCCTGGAGTCCGGCCCGCACGGTCCGGAAGCCGTCGACGTCGTCTTCCTCGACATCCAGATGCCGGGTCTCGACGGCCTCGACCTGGCCCGGCTGCTCACCGGGTTCGCCAGGCCCCCGCTCGTCGTGTTCGTCACCGCCCACGAGGACTTCGCCGTCCAGGCCTTCGACCTCAAGGCCGTCGACTACGTCCTCAAACCCGTCCGCAAGGAGCGCCTCGCCGAGGCCGTACGCCGGGTCGTCGAGCTCAGCGCCGCCGAACCCCGCGGCACCGCCCCGCGCATCCCCGTGCACGAGCCCGACCCCGACCACATACCCGTAGAGCTCGGCGGAGTGACCCGCTTCGTCGCCGTCGACGACATCACCCACGTCGAGGCCCAGGGCGACTACGCCCGCCTGCACACCGACCGCGGCAGCCACCTCGTACGGATACCGCTGTCCACCCTGGAGGAACGCTGGCGCGCCCGCGGCTTCGTGCGCATCCACCGCCGTCACCTCGTCGCCCTTCACCACATCGGCGAACTCCGCCTGGACGCGGGCACGGTGAGCGTCCTGGTCGGCGGCGAGGAGCTCCAGGTCAGCCGCCGGCACGCCCGTGAGCTGCGGGACCTGCTGATGAGGAGAGCCTGA